A genomic window from Henningerozyma blattae CBS 6284 chromosome 3, complete genome includes:
- the TBLA0C04430 gene encoding asparagine synthase (glutamine-hydrolyzing) 2 (similar to Saccharomyces cerevisiae ASN2 (YGR124W) and ASN1 (YPR145W); ancestral locus Anc_3.483) — translation MCGIFAAYKHPEVNAFKPRALQLTKRIRHRGPDWSGNVVKNTTLFAHERLAIVGLDSGAQPITSPCGNYMLTVNGEIYNHIQLREETTDYKYKTLGDCEPIIPMYLKYDVDAPNHLDGMFAFVLYDSQKDRVIAARDPVGITTLYMGRNSKTPKTVYFASELKCLVDDCDSIIAFPPGHVYDSETDKIERYFKPNWIDESIIPTTPVDLKQVRETLERAVRKRLMAEVPYGVLLSGGLDSSLIASIAARETEKVMDETNTIDYEKQSDDAADASKKLTGLDDSGNLQTQSWSKLHSFAIGLPGAPDLKAARKVANFIGSIHHEHNFTIQEGLDALDDVIYHLETYDVTTIRASTPMFLLSRKIKAQGVKMVLSGEGSDEIFGGYLYFAQAPSAAEFHVESVKRVKNLHLADNLRANKSTMAWGLEARVPFLDRDFLNLCMNIDPNDKMIKPKEGKIEKYLLRKAFDTSDEPDVKPYLPEEILWRQKEQFSDGVGYSWIDSLKDTAERVISDEMFANPKDHWGSDIPTTKEAYWYRLKFDALFPQKTAADTVMRWIPKADWGCAEDPSGRYAKIHEQHIDG, via the coding sequence ATGTGTGGTATCTTTGCTGCTTACAAACACCCAGAAGTCAACGCTTTCAAGCCAAGAGCTTTACAATTGACTAAGAGAATCAGACACAGAGGTCCAGATTGGTCTGGTAACGTCGTCAAGAACACCACTTTATTTGCTCATGAAAGATTAGCCATTGTTGGTTTAGACTCTGGTGCTCAACCAATCACCTCACCATGCGGCAACTACATGTTGACTGTCAACGGTGAAATCTATAACCACATCCAATTGAGAGAGGAAACTACAGATTATAAGTACAAGACTTTGGGTGATTGTGAACCTATCATTCCAATGTATTTGAAATACGACGTCGATGCTCCAAACCATTTGGATGGTATGTTCGCATTTGTATTATACGATTCCCAAAAAGACCGTGTAATTGCCGCCAGAGACCCTGTCGGTATCACCACTTTATATATGGGTAGAAACTCCAAGACCCCAAAGACAGTCTATTTCGCCTCCGAATTGAAATGTTTGGTCGATGATTGTGATAGTATCATTGCCTTCCCTCCAGGCCACGTATACGATTCCGAAACCGATAAGATTGAAAGATACTTCAAACCAAACTGGATTGATGAATCTATCATCCCAACCACCCCTGTAGACTTGAAACAAGTTAGAGAAACTCTAGAAAGAGCTGTCAGAAAGAGATTAATGGCCGAAGTTCCTTACGGTGTTCTTTTATCTGGTGGTTTGGATTCTTCTTTGATTGCCTCTATCGCTGCTAGAGAGACTGAAAAAGTCATGGATGAAACTAACACCATCGATTATGAAAAACAATCCGATGACGCTGCCGATGCTTCCAAGAAATTGACTGGTTTAGATGATTCCGGTAACTTACAAACTCAAAGTTGGTCTAAACTTCATTCTTTCGCCATCGGGTTACCAGGTGCTCCAGATTTGAAAGCCGCTAGAAAAGTCGCCAACTTCATTGGTTCTATCCATCACGAACATAATTTCACAATCCAAGAAGGTTTGGATGCCCTTGACGATGTCATCTACCATTTAGAAACTTACGATGTCACCACCATTAGAGCCTCCACTCCAATGTTCTTATTATCTAGAAAGATTAAAGCTCAAGGTGTCAAGATGGTCTTATCCGGTGAAGGTTCCGATGAAATCTTTGGTGGTTACTTATATTTCGCTCAAGCTCCATCTGCTGCTGAGTTCCATGTCGAATCTGTCAAGAGAGTTAAGAACTTACATTTGGCCGATAACTTAAGAGCCAACAAATCCACAATGGCCTGGGGTTTGGAAGCTCGTGTTCCTTTCTTAGATAGAGATTTCTTGAACTTGTGTATGAACATTGATCCAAACGATAAGATGATTAAACCAAAGGAAGGTAAGATCGAAAAATACTTGTTAAGAAAGGCTTTCGACACTTCTGATGAACCAGACGTCAAACCATACTTACcagaagaaatattatgGAGACAAAAGGAACAATTCTCAGACGGTGTTGGTTACTCTTGGATCGATTCTTTGAAAGATACTGCCGAAAGAGTCATTTCCGATGAAATGTTCGCCAATCCAAAGGACCATTGGGGTTCTGATATCCCAACCACTAAGGAAGCTTACTGGTACAGATTGAAATTCGACGCTTTATTCCCACAAAAGACCGCTGCTGATACAGTTATGAGATGGATTCCAAAGGCCGACTGGGGTTGTGCTGAAGATCCTTCCGGTAGATACGCAAAGATTCATGAACAACATATTGACGGTTAA
- the TBLA0C04450 gene encoding bifunctional triacylglycerol lipase/ester hydrolase (similar to Saccharomyces cerevisiae YPR147C; ancestral locus Anc_3.488) — protein MTIQIYPDSRYPTSIVHFPPAKDYKITEDTPLFIWIPGNPGLLEYYTKMLRSLHDKYPTWEILGVSHAGMSNGNQIKNVLSTKVYTLDEQVSHKVEVINNFSSPKRNIIIMGHSVGAYMAQRVIMDSNLIGNVIKLGLVTPTVVDIHRSVKGIKMTRAFNLFRELPIFLGLLSTLAFSKLFPAIFTRWLLTIIMGCKNNDNHAADASTVFLTNGSFVKQCLGLASHEMKHIRDDWNFQKRLIDYCNKENVSTWFLFSSTDHWVSDDTRNELINFYRTNCKSDILDVSVSNIIPHSFVINFSDFTVNSYF, from the coding sequence ATGACTATCCAAATATACCCGGATTCCAGATATCCAACTTCTATCGTTCACTTTCCACCTGCTAAGGATTATAAAATTACAGAGGATACTCCTCTTTTCATTTGGATACCTGGTAATCCAGGGcttttagaatattataCTAAAATGCTAAGGTCTCTCCACGATAAATACCCTACTTGGGAAATCCTTGGAGTCTCCCATGCTGGTATGTCTAATGGgaatcaaattaaaaatgtctTATCAACTAAAGTGTATACTTTAGATGAGCAGGTATCTCATAAAGTGGAAGTAATTAACAATTTTTCATCTCCAAAGAGAAATATAATCATTATGGGACACTCAGTTGGTGCCTATATGGCTCAACGAGTAATTATGGattctaatttaattgGTAATGTTATTAAGTTAGGCCTGGTTACGCCAACTGTCGTTGATATTCACAGATCAGTAAAAGGAATAAAAATGACAAGGGcatttaatttgtttagaGAGCTTCCTATATTTTTGGGACTTTTAAGCACGCTGGCTTTCAGTAAGCTATTTCCTGCAATATTTACCAGATGGTTGTTAACGATTATAATGGGATGTAAAAACAATGATAATCACGCAGCAGATGCTTCTACTGTGTTTCTAACGAATGGATCATTTGTAAAGCAATGCTTAGGATTGGCTTCTCATGAAATGAAACATATCAGAGATGACTGGAACTTTCAGAAACGTTTGATCGACTATtgtaataaagaaaatgtCTCTACGTGGTTTTTATTTAGTAGTACAGACCATTGGGTTTCAGATGATACACGAAATGAATTGATCAACTTTTATAGAACAAATTGTAAGTCTGATATTTTAGATGTTAGCGTATCAAACATTATCCCACATTCCTTCGTGATCAATTTCTCGGATTTTACTGTCAACAGTTATTTTTAA
- the NOC4 gene encoding ribosome biosynthesis protein NOC4 (similar to Saccharomyces cerevisiae NOC4 (YPR144C); ancestral locus Anc_3.482): protein MILSNDEIKSIANSITKKSDKKNYNSIIKLINEFIKVDQFDELKSNLSLEQNQRFLLVSLFQIFKKLFTRYDLSLNTQVSTSKEQILFIKWCRKLYESFKTKILSFISKVQFHCSLTLDCLDTFIQLLNLESIFFSSSKDAALFPNKTFKKLIVALFQSIENKDIDSNGQSLNPLILEFSENYYQRFVDIQYYFQLEFNQLLVDEESPMTKLDPIMIMSKWLVIVNHDNHCCLENQSELEIYVENPPSTIENVSKYKSNIGKNWISLLGSTLSLDQYKTILLILHKRIIPLLHNPANLMDFLTDSCNINKTSFTDDKAEQESLSFIPILSLNGLFELMQKCNLNYPDFYTRLYQQLTPNLIHSKYKQRFFRLLDLFLSSSHLSGNLIASFIKKLSTLTLEAPPSSIIIIIPFIYNLLKKHPTCMILIHNPMFISSPFDDMEKVQNLKNLKNSYVDPFDTNESNPELTNAIDSSLWEIHSLINHYHPNISSLAKIFSQPFRKLNYNLEDFLDWNYKQLLDSESNRTLKVLPTLEFENFDKLFEDNQEPNNNMENNEENENSSIFLKSVAW, encoded by the coding sequence ATGATTCTATCtaatgatgaaataaaatCCATAGCTAATTCTATTACAAAGAAATCGGACAAGAAAAACTACAACTCGATCattaaattaatcaatgaatttattaaagtaGACCAATTCGATGAATTGAAATCAAACCTATCTTTAGAACAAAACCAACGTTTCCTTCTAGTCTCTTTATtccaaatctttaaaaagCTTTTCACAAGATACGATTTATCATTGAATACCCAAGTTTCTACCTCAAAAGAGCAAATcctatttattaaatggtGTAGAAAATTATATGAATCATTCAAGACAAAAATTCTTTCCTTTATCTCGAAAGTTCAATTCCATTGTTCTTTGACTTTGGATTGTTTGGATacttttattcaattactCAATCTTGAATCCATTTTCTTCTCTTCTTCCAAAGATGCAGCTCTTTTCCCAAACAAGACTTTCAAGAAATTGATTGTAGCTTTGTTTCAATCCATAGAAAACAAGGATATAGATTCCAACGGGCAATCTTTGAACcctttaattttagaattctcggagaattattatcaaagaTTTGTagatattcaatattatttccaattagaatttaatcaattgtTAGTAGATGAAGAATCTCCAATGACTAAATTAGATCCAATCATGATCATGAGTAAATGGTTGGTGATCGTTAATCATGATAACCATTGTTGTCTGGAGAATCAATCCGAGTTAGAAATTTATGTGGAAAATCCTCCAAGTACTATTGAAAACGtttctaaatataaatcaaatattggTAAAAATTGGATATCACTTTTAGGTTCAACTCTATCCTTAGATCAATACAAGACCattctattaatattacaCAAAAGAATCATTCCTCTATTGCATAATCCAGCAAACTTGATGGATTTCTTGACAGATTCATGTAATATTAACAAAACTTCTTTCACCGATGATAAAGCAGAACAAGAAAGTTTATCATTTATTCCAATCTTATCATTGAATGGTCTTTTCGAATTAATGCAAAAATGTAATCTGAATTACCCTGATTTTTACACAAGGTTATATCAACAATTAACACCCAATTTAATCCATTCTAAATATAAACAAAGATTCTTCAGATTATTAGACTTATTTTTATCCTCATCCCATTTGTCAGGAAACTTAATTGCTTCTttcataaaaaaattatcaactTTAACTTTAGAAGCCCCACCCTCatcaataattattataataccTTTCATATATaatctattgaaaaagCATCCGACTTGTATGATATTAATTCATAATCCAATGTTCATTTCAAGTCCTTTTGATGACATGGAAAAAGtccaaaatttaaagaatttgaaaaattcttatGTTGATCCCTTTGATACGAATGAATCAAATCCAGAATTAACAAATGCTATAGACTCTTCATTATGGGAAATacattctttaataaatcattaccATCCAAACATTTCCTCATTGGCTAAAATTTTTAGTCAACCttttagaaaattgaattataaCTTGGAAGATTTCCTAGATTGGAACTACAAGCAATTACTTGATTCAGAAAGTAATAGGACACTAAAAGTTCTTCCCACTttggaatttgaaaattttgacAAATTGTTTGAAGATAATCAAGaaccaaataataatatggaaaataatgaagaaaatgaaaatagttccatttttttaaaatctgTTGCATGGTAG
- the VSB1 gene encoding Vsb1p (similar to Saccharomyces cerevisiae YGR125W; ancestral locus Anc_3.485) has product MVYAQQDSDNNSNRERNKLSEAISISLGLQEQQGNDNDKYNNDNSNIHGTLNNSRQRRKPSISLDPTLSRNIGARSFNCGAFLSRSIDNNLPTTDMFNSSTFRSSNSNNYFTHGLNSNNDHLPVINPFPKSSIHGSDNLHKRTAEISNEFNNSPTDTEDDNANTETPNIPSTAQSSNNLNDSNDFMIELDGNNNTNNSNNIVSSELPPTATSMFNNTNSTATSVQSLKIGNNEILKTISGDNGGIVNRLPIQELDEDIIDNDEYSRLLPTPSPSIYDDENALFFSSSNNYDSTDLENNNYISSSIPTTTDVTQSTSLSFKDMLTKHSLQILHDIPACILGLLLNILDALSYGMILFPITDSVFGHLGPTGLSMFYISTIISQLVYSGGFSAFPSGLGGEMIEIVPFFHTMALTVKNSIPSKDQNEIITTTIFCYVISCIFTGIVFFCLGKFKLGKLVGFFPRHILIGCIGGVGYFLIVTGIEVTTRVKKLEYSLEFLLSVITNMSTLFKLVLPISLSVLLNILQKIYSHSLLLPSFYIITFIAFHFIVALVPNLSLDSLRATGWIFPVAESSDTWYSHYKYFNFFNCHWDLVFKQIPTMFALTFFGILHVPINVPALAMSVQMDKYDVDKELIAHGYSNLISGLFGSVQNYLVYTNSVLFIRAGGNTASAGLVLAGFTAIILFIGPVIISFIPVCIVGSLIFLLGWELIVEALLDTWGKVTKFEYITIMIIVFTMGIYDFVLGILVGILIACFSFLVDSTKLQTVNGEFNGTVAKSTVYRDYVQSQFLSGIAEQIYVLKLQNVLFFGTIISIEEKIDMLLEISDNDSSKRRIKYLILDLKNVNSDNIDYSAAEGFNRIKRFTQSKRIQLIISSIKDTDKIYKMFNNVNLLENVELFSDLNGALEWCENEFLYQYRQVKNKARARAKRKATSRDVVRTGYLSTSVSNTLNDRKSSGNLPINTPRNHQMVSVAKNIFQNIEQPVRSFSTNLNKSIPVLELLVFALKQYRSDIFSDDNKVRDKEVEFWSQLCPYFTKQPLANKTSLLHNNNVFFIVESGVLKMEFNLPQGSVYETMSNRTCYGRILGKGYLKKSTSPLNIKAETDCIIWLINSEGLDKMKAENLELYTELTLLVMSVKDDRFNNLLGYALISA; this is encoded by the coding sequence ATGGTTTACGCACAACAGGATAGTGATAACAATTCAAATAGAGAAAGAAATAAGCTTTCCGAAGCAATTTCGATTTCATTAGGCCTCCAAGAGCAACAAGGTAATGATAACGACAAAtacaataatgataatagtaACATTCATGGAACcttaaataatagtagACAGAGAAGAAAGCCATCGATATCTTTAGATCCAACACTATCACGTAATATTGGTGCTAGATCTTTTAACTGTGGTGCGTTTCTATCCAGAtctattgataataatcttCCGACTACTGATATGTTCAATTCTAGTACGTTTAGAAGTAGCAATAGTAACAACTATTTCACTCATGGActcaattcaaataatgatcaTTTGCCTGTAATTAATCCTTTTCCTAAATCGTCAATCCATGGCTCAGATAATTTACACAAGAGAACTGCTGAAAtttctaatgaatttaataattcccCAACTGACACTGAAGATGACAATGCCAATACCGAAACCCCTAATATACCAAGCACTGCTCAAagttctaataatttaaatgacAGTAATGATTTCATGATAGAATTAGatggaaataataatactaataatagtaataatattgtttcATCAGAGTTACCCCCAACCGCCACATCGatgtttaataatacaaactCAACTGCAACTTCTGTTCAATCCTTAAAAATTggtaataatgaaatattaaagactATTAGTGGCGATAATGGGGGTATCGTAAATCGTTTACCTATTCAAGAACTTGATGAAGATAtcattgataatgatgaatattCTAGATTATTACCCACTCCATCTCCTTCCAtttatgatgatgaaaacgctttatttttctcttcttcaaataattatgatTCCACTGacttggaaaataataattatataagtAGTTCAATCCCAACTACAACTGATGTAACTCAATCTACTTCACTTTCTTTCAAGGATATGCTAACAAAGCATTCTTTACAAATTTTACATGACATTCCAGCATGTATTTTAGGTTTACTATTGAACATTTTAGATGCTCTATCATATGGTATGATTTTATTCCCAATCACTGATTCAGTATTTGGTCACCTAGGTCCAACTGGTTTATCGATGTTTTATATATCAACTATTATTTCACAATTGGTTTATTCAGGTGGGTTTTCTGCCTTTCCATCTGGGCTAGGTGGTGAAATGATTGAAATTGTTCCATTTTTTCATACAATGGCTTTAACAGTGAAGAATTCAATTCCTAGCAAAGAccaaaatgaaattattaccaCCACTATCTTTTGTTACGTTATAAGTTGTATATTTACCGGTATTGTATTCTTCTGTCTAGGTAAATTTAAGTTAGGTAAACTTGTAGGCTTCTTCCCAAGACATATCCTAATTGGTTGTATTGGTGGTGTAGGCTACTTCCTTATAGTTACGGGTATAGAAGTGACTACAAGAGTAAAGAAATTGGAATattcattagaatttttattatcagtAATTACAAATATGAGTacattattcaaattagtTTTACCGATTTCATTAAGTGTTTTATTAAACATCTTACAGAAGATATACTCTCATTCACTTTTATTACcatctttttatattattactttcaTTGCCTTCCATTTCATTGTTGCGTTAGTTccaaatttatcattagaCTCTTTAAGAGCAACTGGATGGATTTTCCCAGTTGCAGAATCAAGTGATACGTGGTATTCACattacaaatatttcaattttttcaattgtcATTGGGATTTAGTTTTCAAACAAATACCCACTATGTTTGCATTAACATTTTTTGGTATTTTACACGTTCCAATCAATGTCCCAGCCTTAGCCATGTCAGTACAAATGGATAAATATGATGTcgataaagaattaatagCTCATGGCTATTCTAATTTGATTAGTGGCTTATTCGGTTCAGTTCAGAATTATTTGGTTTATACCAATAGTGTACTGTTTATTCGTGCTGGTGGAAACACTGCCTCTGCAGGTTTAGTGCTTGCAGGCTTTACtgcaattattttatttattggtCCTGtcattatttcatttattcCGGTTTGTATTGTTGGCtcattaattttcttaCTAGGCTGGGAATTAATTGTTGAAGCCTTATTAGACACATGGGGAAAAGTGACAAAATTCGAATATATTACGATAATGATCATTGTTTTTACAATGGGTATATATGATTTTGTTTTGGGTATTCTCGTAGGTATCCTAATCGCatgtttttcatttttggTTGACAGTACAAAATTACAAACAGTTAATGGTGAATTTAATGGTACTGTCGCTAAAAGTACAGTTTATCGTGATTATGTTCAATCTCAATTCTTAAGTGGAATTGCTGAGCAAATTTATGTTTTAAAACTAcaaaatgttttattttttggtacgattatttctattgaagaaaaaattgacaTGCTATTAGAAATTAGTGATAATGATTCAagtaaaagaagaattaaatacttaattttagatttaaaGAATGTTAACTCAgataatattgattattCTGCTGCTGAAGGGTTTAATAGAATCAAAAGGTTTACTCAATCTAAAagaattcaattgattatatcttctattaaagatactgataaaatttataaaatgttTAATAATGTCAATTTATTGGAGAATGTCGAGTTATTTTCAGATTTGAATGGTGCATTAGAATGGTGTGAGAATGAATTCTTGTATCAATATAGACaagtgaaaaataaagcTAGAGCTAGAGCAAAACGTAAGGCAACATCTAGAGATGTAGTAAGAACTGGATATTTATCGACTTCAGTATCAAATACATTGAATGACAGAAAATCATCTGGAAATTTACCAATTAATACTCCTCGTAACCATCAAATGGTATCTGTTGCTAAGAAtatctttcaaaatattgaacaGCCGGTTAGAAGCTTTAGTACTAATCTGAATAAAAGCATTCCTGTTTTGGAACTCTTAGTGTTTGCTCTTAAACAATATAGAtctgatattttttcagaTGATAACAAAGTGCGTGATAAAGAAGTAGAGTTCTGGTCTCAGCTTTGCCCATATTTTACTAAACAGCCATTAGCCAATAAAACATCTCTTCTTCATAATAACAACGTTTTCTTTATCGTGGAATCTGGtgttttaaaaatggaATTTAATCTACCTCAAGGATCTGTTTATGAAACTATGTCGAATAGAACATGTTATGGTAGAATCTTGGGCAAGggttatttaaagaaaagtaCAAGTCCTTTAAACATTAAAGCTGAAACCGATTGCATAATTTGGTTGATTAATAGTGAAGGCTTAGATAAAATGAAGGCCGAAAACTTAGAGTTGTACACTGAATTAACCCTGCTAGTTATGTCAGTAAAAGATGACAGATTTAATAACCTATTAGGATATGCTCTAATTAGTGCTTAG
- the UTP8 gene encoding Utp8p (similar to Saccharomyces cerevisiae UTP8 (YGR128C); ancestral locus Anc_3.489) → MPSLSQPFRLAVLPKIASLSNYSLQTDYLQVAPDTFTYDTNKVTLGISGSGISQYIINPTPKLLFNIAIPSTNNVTASNISHYIEEVENANSTVTTDKSDLVDKDNMESTEEVSVAENTDVTKRSVELWAYGLVANKSNTLNISVKTTGLDEFSTTPGEIIRKKTIKVDSKVVNIKIFKEFKTIVVVLKNGLVKLFDFDLNLKSSLDIAYNDVQFVQHFTESKQNFLLILSNIDEEKSSVCFKLYQLRLDSDSNQVSELSFSILQDFDLSKSKLSYQFGKLYRLTGSELFVYSLPQCQLLQNISLAEIFPNTIDVSSIKPVANNRLVLAINNVVYLIDTLHRSILAEREFTHVKTFQLLQSATIGDSNITQRTIAIGVSTKSGPTSASALELINIEVGSGTLKDSLGKGVSKKLSEGSHSDLKPLFDENDEKSLIGTPVHDISNVKSFNFNKILADLKSSDTISDFDKTFFESLEIKENHYTENDRFISDQDFIANTIDLIFKKFDTEFPKAFTFLLTHPLFPIKLTVGLLDKLKDHPRLFKQAIVTCPNLPLSELLFQLFTVKNGELTLDISLRVLQDYSRNDVKQEIKKLDNVDIENFIEFIITPTTEEIQTNTPQLFQLLSLVLDSIGLFALKGPLLERLSNYINEQVTIAERSSELWHLLDTSTTPRPFKNAYLKSVIGNKETLSVYSVDYLDI, encoded by the coding sequence ATGCCATCACTATCTCAGCCTTTTAGACTGGCAGTTTTACCAAAAATTGCATCTCTAAGCAATTATTCTTTACAAACAGATTATTTGCAGGTTGCTCCAGATACATTTACTTATGACACTAATAAGGTAACCCTTGGGATATCTGGATCTGGGATTTctcaatatattataaatccGACACCaaagttattatttaatatcgCCATACCCTCTACCAACAATGTTACTGCATCTAATATATCTCATTATATTGAAGAAGTAGAAAATGCAAATTCAACCGTCACAACTGATAAATCAGATTTGGTTGATAAGGATAATATGGAATCTACAGAAGAGGTAAGCGTAGCTGAAAATACTGATGTAACTAAAAGATCTGTCGAACTTTGGGCATATGGTTTAGTTgcaaataaatcaaatacaCTAAATATTTCTGTTAAGACTACTGGTTTGGATGAGTTTTCTACCACACCAGgtgaaattattagaaagaaGACTATTAAAGTTGATTCCAAGGTTGTTAacataaaaatattcaaagaatttaaGACTATTGTAGTcgttttaaaaaatggttTGGTTAAgctttttgattttgatttaaatttaaagtcTTCTTTAGATATTGCATATAATGATGTTCAATTTGTTCAACATTTCACTGAATCAAAACAAAACTTTctgttaatattatcaaacattgatgaagaaaaatcttCAGTGTGCTTTAAATTATACCAATTAAGATTAGATTCTGACTCTAACCAGGTTAGCGAATTGAGTTTCTCGATTTTGCaagattttgatttatcaaaatctaAGCTATCATACCAATTTGGTAAGCTATACAGATTAACTGGTTCTGAACTCTTTGTCTATTCTCTGCCACAATGTCAATTATTGCAAAATATTTCCTTGGCAGAAATCTTCCCAAACACTATTGATGTATCTTCAATAAAACCCGTTGCAAATAATAGATTGGTTTTGGCCATAAATAACGTGGTTTATCTAATAGATACCCTACACAGGTCTATCCTAGCTGAAAGAGAATTTACACATGTCAAGacatttcaattattacaaTCTGCTACCATTGGAGATTCTAATATCACTCAAAGAACAATTGCTATTGGTGTTTCTACGAAATCAGGTCCAACCTCTGCATCCGctttagaattaattaatatcgAAGTTGGTTCTGGTACTTTAAAGGATTCTTTAGGCAAAGgtgtttcaaaaaaattaagtgAAGGAAGTCATTCTGATTTAAAACCTCtatttgatgaaaatgatgagAAAAGTTTGATCGGCACACCTGTTCATGATATTTCTAATGtgaaatcatttaatttcaacaaaATTTTAGCAGATTTGAAATCCTCTGATACAATTTCagattttgataaaacattttttgAAAGTTTGGAGATTAAAGAGAATCATTACACTGAAAATGATAGATTTATCTCCGATCAAGATTTTATTGCAAACACCATTGatctaatatttaaaaagttCGATACTGAATTTCCAAAGGCGTTTACGTTCCTTTTAACACATCCATTATTCCCTATTAAGCTCACTGTAGGCTTGttagataaattaaaggaTCATCCAAGATTATTCAAGCAAGCAATTGTTACATGTCCAAACTTGCCTCTGTCTGAACTCTTATTCCAACTATTTACTGTTAAAAATGGTGAACTTACCTTAGATATATCATTACGTGTTTTACAGGACTACTCAAGAAACGATGTTAAgcaagaaataaaaaaactagATAATGTTGacattgaaaatttcattgaatttataattaCTCCAACAAcagaagaaattcaaaCTAACACTCCACAACTGTTCCAACTATTATCTTTGGTCTTAGACTCCATTGGTTTATTTGCCTTGAAAGGTCCACTATTAGAACGTTTATCAAACTATATTAACGAGCAAGTTACCATTGCTGAAAGAAGTTCCGAATTATGGCATCTGTTGGATACAAGTACAACTCCTCGTCCATTCAAAAATGCTTATCTAAAATCTGTAATCGGTAACAAAGAAACGTTATCTGTATACAGTGTGGACtatttagatatataa
- the SYF2 gene encoding Syf2p (similar to Saccharomyces cerevisiae SYF2 (YGR129W); ancestral locus Anc_3.490) translates to MYDINELETSWKTLKEKAENTRINNQHFLTSLRDKSATNNKPKVYSMTDEFDKDELPINDENARKNHSEEERISKLMNYTLREYKDWELKQNEYTTESQTNSKDDQIESLDSLAKRTYDKDIRKLNKALRATNSGNKSNKPGKIIKNHRNESNKIVIKDDKFLVEELVNNLKTKSDRLYKHLGERRKNYSTTLSGHVNTKNQEFNEKLTREWKKLSNSIDHI, encoded by the coding sequence ATGTATGATATAAATGAACTAGAAACATCATGGaaaactttaaaagaaaaagctGAGAATActagaattaataatcaaCATTTTTTGACATCTCTTAGGGATAAGTCTGCCACTAACAACAAACCTAAGGTTTATAGCATGACAGACGAGTTtgataaagatgaattaccaattaatgatgaaaatgctCGTAAAAATCAttcagaagaagaaagaatatctaaattgatgaattacACTTTAAGAGAGTATAAAGATTGGGAGTTAAAACAAAACGAATACACTACTGAATCTCAGACTAATTCTAAAGATGACCAAATCGAATCACTGGATAGCCTTGCAAAAAGAACTTACGATAAAGATATCAGGAAACTAAATAAAGCTTTACGTGCTACAAACTCAGGCAACAAATCCAATAAACCTGggaaaattattaaaaatcaCAGGAATGAATCTAATAAGATAGttattaaagatgataaatttttggTAGAAGAAttagttaataatttaaagacTAAAAGTGATAGATTATATAAACATTTAGGTGAAAGGAGAAAGAATTACTCTACTACATTAAGTGGGCACGTCAATACAAAAaatcaagaatttaatGAGAAATTAACTAGGGAATGGAAAAAGCTCAGCAATTCGATAGATCATATATGa